A DNA window from Ranitomeya imitator isolate aRanImi1 chromosome 2, aRanImi1.pri, whole genome shotgun sequence contains the following coding sequences:
- the LOC138662966 gene encoding gastrula zinc finger protein XlCGF66.1-like, whose product MHPSKMDMDRNKMAEKILHLILEILFRLTGEDYTVVKKTSSDRCQDPVSEGWGRPMSPITGPPPRPLIHEDINDQKILELTFKMIQLLTGEVPIRCQDVAVYFSMEEWEYLEGHRDLYKNVIMEVPQLLTSPGNRQD is encoded by the exons AtgcacccatcaaagatggatatggacagaaacAAGATGGCGGAGAAGATATTACACCTcatcctagagatcctcttccggcttactggagag gattacacagtggtgaagaagacctctagtgatcgctgtcaggaccctgtgtctgagggatggggaagacccatgagcccaatcacagggcctccacctcgccccctgatccatgaggacatcaatgaccagaagattctagaactcACCTTCAAGATGAttcagctgctgactggagag gttcctataaggtgtcaggatgtcgctgtctatttctccatggaggagtgggagtatttagaaggacacagagatctgtacaagaacgtcataatggaggttccccagctcctcacatctccaggtaatagacaggactaa
- the LOC138662965 gene encoding oocyte zinc finger protein XlCOF19-like, with translation MEQVPSPDSLLTTKENKSHKRGIKKQTAPKANKSFSCSDCGKCFNKKSHFVTHQRTHTGEKPFSCSECGKCFNQKGNLDEHQRIHTGEKPFSCSECGKCFTWKINLDSHQRIHTGEKPFSCSECGKCFNHKWYLVNHQRTHTGEKPFSCSECGKCFILKSDLVRHHKTHTGEKPFSCSECGKCFNHKWHLLITRELTLGRSLFPVQNVGNVLTTNGILLITRELTQGRSLFPVQNVGNVLTGKRFLLDIRAVTQRRSIFHFLNVGNILLGNQLLTPSRPLTPRRRHESRCQSDL, from the coding sequence ATGGAACAGGTCCCTTctcctgattcattactgactactaaggaaaataaaagtcacaaaagaggcattaaaaaacaaactgctcctaaagcaaataagtcattttcatgttcagattgtgggaaatgttttaacaagaaatcacattttgttacacaccaaagaactcacacaggagagaagcctttttcttgttcagaatgtgggaaatgttttaaccagaaaggaaatcttgatgaacaccaaagaatccacacaggagagaagcctttttcatgttcagaatgtgggaaatgttttacatggaaaataaatcttgatagccatcaaagaatccacacaggagagaagcctttttcctgttcagaatgtgggaaatgttttaatcacaaATGGTATCTtgttaatcaccagagaactcacactggggagaagcctttttcctgttcagaatgtgggaaatgttttatcctgaaatcagatttggttaggcaccataaaactcacacaggggagaagcctttttcctgttcagaatgtgggaaatgttttaaccacaaatggcatttgttaatcaccagagaactcacactggggagaagcctttttcctgttcagaatgtgggaaatgttttaaccacaaatggcatcttgttaatcaccagagaactcacacaggggagaagcctttttcctgttcagaatgtgggaaatgttttaaccggaaagcgcttcttgttagacatcagagcagtcacacaaagGAGAAgcatttttcattttcttaatgtgggaaatattttacttggaaatcaactcttaaccccttcccgacctttgacgccacgtaggcgtcatgaaagtcgatgccaatccgacctgtga